The following proteins are encoded in a genomic region of Debaryomyces hansenii CBS767 chromosome G complete sequence:
- a CDS encoding DEHA2G03784p (some similarities with CA3779|IPF11221 Candida albicans) has translation MDRSTSDGSHEDSVTNSPSEKMSTVGNSEREDSTGHNFSSKENIGPNDEVDKVNTDDDARIYTETLGTKEEIMNYSSGLEVANKDEETPNISKENLVVSSEDASTNMNKGTTVGSAENEDSASIESETKITEIGTDQNNEIDTQVDSEVDAINNDELPQSLSNVDEGRIEKEASIDSVEDLKKTSSSRNSIVENSVNKESDQSDVSDNLQEDGLLSTNNKSNNTSPEGNTIPEINDYRIPNKPTKRKRDEILTNYEPIDPTSFQTEKNKKRVTGKFIDKFWEPLDAQTTSSLEKILNMCVNRTIEKYKGGSIVSKKMIEAQHLLSKNWLNEVNRKSFRSRLNVTNVPLPSTMQSTSKSIDNSLDILDYDQLTRRTQFLETYLSAELKQLSDLETYYSDLEMIYNSDLNYLNEFKKTTEINKSKMIKETIMKREKLSLDNIEPDRENIRLADHSVLTNSNFDPNSDNDTQDVLQLIDKQLQSLSSDTTNLTTLNEKLETLYNFLNKC, from the coding sequence ATGGATAGATCTACGCTGGACGGATCTCATGAAGATAGTGTAACTAATTCTCCTTCGGAAAAGATGTCAACGGTAGGAAATCTGGAAAGGGAGGATTCTACTGGtcataatttttcaagtaaGGAAAATATAGGTCCAAATGATGAAGTGGATAAAGTAAACACGGATGATGATGCACGCATATATACGGAGACACTAGGTACaaaggaagaaattatGAACTATTCAAGTGGCCTTGAAGTCGCTAATAAAGATGAGGAAACTCCTAATATATCGAAAGAAAATTTGGTAGTTTCTAGTGAAGACGCATCaacaaatatgaataaGGGAACTACGGTTGGATCTGCTGAAAATGAGGACTCCGCGTCTATTGAATCGGAAACTAAAATAACGGAGATAGGTACCGATCAAAATAACGAGATAGATACTCAGGTAGATTCAGAAGTGGATgcaattaataatgatgaattgcCTCAATCTTTGTCTAATGTAGATGAAGGAAGAATAGAGAAAGAAGCCAGCATTGATTCGGTTGAAGACTTAAAGAAAACTCTGAGCTCTAGAAACTCGATTGTGGAAAATTCTGTGAATAAAGAATCTGATCAATCTGACGTCTCAGATAATTTACAAGAAGATGGTTTACTTCtgacaaataataaatcgaACAATACTTCGCCAGAGGGAAATACAATCCCTGAAATAAATGATTACAGAATCCCAAATAAGCCGACCAAACGGAAACGAGATGAGATTTTAACGAATTACGAACCGATTGATCCTACTTCGTTCCAAacagaaaaaaataaaaagagaGTAACAGgcaaatttattgataaattctGGGAACCATTGGATGCACAGACAACTAGCTCTTTGGAGAAAATACTAAATATGTGTGTCAATAGAAccattgaaaaatataaggGAGGGTCAATAGTATCCAAAAAGATGATAGAAGCACAACATTTACTATCGAAAAATTGGCTTAATGAGGTGAATAGAAAATCCTTTAGATCGAGACTTAATGTCACTAATGTACCGTTACCATCAACCATGCAGAGCACCTCTAAGTCGATTGATAACAGCCTTGATATTTTAGATTATGACCAATTAACCAGACGTACGCAATTTTTGGAAACATACCTACTGGCGGAGCTCAAGCAATTATCCGATTTAGAGACGTACTATTCTGATTTAGAAATGATTTACAACCTGGACTTGAATTACTTAaatgaattcaagaaaacaactgaaataaacaaatcaaaaatGATTAAAGAAACGATCATGAAACGAGAGAAATTAAGTCTAGATAATATAGAGCCCGATCGCGAGAATATCAGGCTTGCTGATCATTCTGTGCTAACTAATTCCAATTTCGATCCTAATTCTGATAATGATACTCAAGACGTTCTACAGTTGATAGACAAACAATTACAAAGTCTATCATCAGACACCACCAATCTTACGACTCTTAATGAAAAGTTGGAAACTTTATATAATTTCCTTAATAAATGTTGA
- a CDS encoding DEHA2G03806p (no similarity): protein MLITLTRIMSSPIVSITSSSASKESPVTTEYLAEVISEDINKLSETNALIEFLLAKLQKKSSKHKFLIQATRLKSPSSIETNLNISTSFGAVWDSNRDGYISLKVELKGDNDTEAEKKGDSIEESTEKVLEKKFNDEVNSKENKSEENTLEAGPNDKFNNEDTEDVLSTTDIKSDEDDDIKAGEEDDDKLKEQSSATELEDDDKVKEPVSGIAELEDNEEDLKEELGTTNPKDNENLKEDVVDSRKPEYMGRVDKIEGTDEKDLPILKREVDSSTDTILVSVYWVFVD from the coding sequence ATGCTTATCACATTAACACGAATAATGTCTAGTCCAATCGTTTCTATAACATCCTCTTCGGCTTCCAAGGAATCTCCAGTAACAACGGAGTATTTAGCTGAAGTAATAAGTGAAGATATAAATAAGTTAAGTGAAACCAATGCATTGATTGAGTTCTTGCTTGCAAAGCTACAGAAGAAGTCCTCCAAGCATAAATTCTTGATTCAAGCAACAAGATTGAAATCTCcatcttcaattgaaacCAACTTGAATATACTGACCAGTTTTGGTGCTGTTTGGGATTCTAATAGGGATGGATATATTAGTCTTAAAGTTGAGTTAAAAGGAGACAATGATACAGAGGCCGAGAAAAAGGGAGATCTGATTGAGGAATCTACGGAGAAAGTATTAGAGAAGAAATTCAATGACGAAGTGAATAGTaaagaaaacaaaagtGAAGAAAATACTTTAGAAGCTGGCCCTAATGATAAGTTCAACAATGAAGATACCGAAGACGTATTGAGTACTACTGATATCAAATCggatgaagatgacgacATCAAAGCTGGtgaagaggatgatgataagTTGAAAGAACAATCGAGCGCTACAGAGcttgaagatgatgacaAAGTAAAGGAACCTGTGAGTGGTATTGCAGAGTtagaagataatgaagaagatttgaagGAGGAATTGGGAACTACGAACCcaaaagataatgaaaatttgaaagaggATGTAGTGGATAGTAGAAAACCAGAATATATGGGGCGAGTTGATAAAATCGAAGGTACGGATGAGAAGGACTTGCCAATCTTAAAGAGAGAAGTTGACTCGAGCACTGACACTATATTAGTTTCTGTATATTGGGTTTTTGTCGATTAA
- a CDS encoding DEHA2G03828p (similar to uniprot|P53860 Saccharomyces cerevisiae YNL231C PDR16 Phosphatidylinositol transfer protein), translating into MNIFRRKDTSTSSLSNSTSEAASVSSKSSTASTTTSKKGSKLIKCHTPFDKPVNPVKPPVFDLSEEEQKKYDEVLKHFQEHVKKDLPVNDQAGAAKHAVLDEEIAWLTKECFLRYLRASKWRLETAIKRIEETLIWRRTFGVVEIPQHTDPKIIITPELVEEENVTGKNLIVGYDNDNRPCLYLRNGYQNTSPSIKQVQHLVFMLERVIQFMPPGQDTLALLIDFKAAPAHMNLSSKFPSLSISKQVLNILQGHYPERLGKGLFTNIPWIGYTFFKVVGPFIDPYTRSKTIYDQPFENFVPKEQLDKEFNGNLDFEYIHDVYWKEMNVMAERKRENYVKNFHRLGAKVGLSEYDLRLIHNDDSQ; encoded by the coding sequence atgaatatatttagaAGGAAAGATACTAGTACGTCGAGTCTCTCCAATTCAACCAGCGAAGCTGCTTCAGTTTCGTCTAAATCAAGTACTGCAAGTACCACCACTTCAAAAAAAGGTTCAAAGTTGATAAAATGCCACACACCTTTTGATAAACCTGTCAACCCCGTCAAACCCCCagtatttgatttatcagaagaagaacagaAGAAATACGATGAAGTTTTGAAGCACTTTCAAGAACACGTCAAAAAAGACTTGCCAGTAAATGATCAAGCAGGTGCCGCAAAGCACGCGGTACTCGATGAAGAGATAGCATGGTTGACTAAAGAGTGTTTCTTACGGTACTTACGAGCCTCTAAATGGAGGCTAGAGACTGCCATCAAGCGTATTGAAGAAACTCTTATTTGGCGTAGAACTTTCGGAGTTGTAGAAATTCCTCAACATACCGATCcgaaaataattattacaCCGGAATTAGTGGAAGAGGAGAATGTCACTGGTAAAAACCTTATTGTTGGatatgataatgataatagaCCCTGTCTTTATCTTAGAAATGGTTACCAAAATACCTCACCATCTATAAAGCAGGTTCAACATTTGGTGTTTATGTTAGAAAGagttattcaatttatgCCTCCAGGACAAGATACATTAGCTCTATTGATTGACTTCAAAGCTGCACCAGCCCACATGAACCTCTCATCTAAATTCCCATCATTATCCATATCAAAACAAGTATTGAACATTTTGCAAGGCCATTATCCAGAAAGATTAGGTAAGGGTTTATTCACCAATATTCCTTGGATTGGTTAcacatttttcaaagtcgTTGGACCATTCATAGACCCATATACGAGGCTGAAAACTATTTACGATCAACCATTTGAAAACTTCGTTCCTAAAGAACAATTGGACAAAGAGTTCAACGGAAACTTGGATTTCGAGTATATTCATGATGTTTACTGGAAAGAAATGAATGTGATGGCAGAAAGAAAACGTGAAAACTACGTCAAGAATTTTCATCGATTAGGTGCAAAAGTCGGTTTGAGCGAATACGACTTAAGACTAATCCACAATGATGATTCTCAATAG
- a CDS encoding DEHA2G03762p (weakly similar to uniprot|P40992 Saccharomyces cerevisiae YJL025W RRN7 involved in the transcription of 35S rRNA genes by RNA polymerase I), whose amino-acid sequence MSQWIRGPICGVDNCRSRLYRSTDGMKICQYGHVMEGNVEINDDQDENFVSTRRLNLQLHNGGFSIASQNVATRQETSKKVYGTNGKMLYWRCLQVLLKKQVEFFQVMFPYDAEELVSVVKLYWLKYMTVRISDDPHAKVPTALDLISVIYLAIFKLRGYPIYVCDVIHALKENKIPYMKCLHLIPSSYLEQLPSYFLKCLEPYKLPLTNELYEAILENGSKICGDEKILDVPFNYFYPLIFKVLSELLVFPNAPSLFHICNNLVDKLGHNFQISFDHKTDKFPELQVISYVIITVKIYFIYYNGMGYAKWLETLTKYELNTEFHFANNEVNDDELLNWSDFKIDKYCQWLYDNVVSEESEDDLSVMDKRLYQIFNLDDSLHSSGTRRKLDNEQDNDPMFIPLSQYLEDVASNNVGSKIKTSDVRIIENKLFEKFTKTFGISKKLLTSCYDSAELEIKQKLIK is encoded by the coding sequence ATGTCTCAGTGGATTCGAGGTCCCATATGTGGTGTAGATAACTGCCGAAGCAGGCTCTATCGGTCGACAGATGGGATGAAAATATGCCAGTATGGCCATGTAATGGAAGGTAATGTCGAGATCAACGATGATCAGGACGAAAACTTCGTTTCGACACGGAGATTGAATCTCCAGTTGCATAACGGAGGATTTTCGATAGCGCTGCAGAATGTTGCAACGCGACAGGAAACTTCGAAGAAGGTTTACGGGACGAATGGGAAAATGTTGTATTGGCGATGCTTGCAAGTTCTCTTGAAGAAGCAGGTTGAGTTTTTCCAGGTGATGTTCCCATACGATGCCGAAGAATTGGTACTGGTGGTCAAGCTTTACTGGCTAAAGTATATGACCGTCAGAATCAGTGATGATCCGCATGCAAAGGTGCCCACTGCACTTGATTTGATTTCGGTTATATATTTGGCTATCTTCAAATTGCGAGGGTACCCCATATATGTGTGCGATGTTATTCATGCCctcaaagaaaataaaatcccATACATGAAATGTCTTCATTTAATACCGAGTTCGTATTTGGAACAGCTTCCGTCgtattttttgaaatgtttGGAACCGTACAAATTGCCTTTGACCAATGAGCTCTACGAGGCTATACTTGAGAATGGTCTGAAAATATGCGGAGACGAAAAGATCTTGGATGTTCCGTTCAACTACTTTTATCCGTTGATATTCAAAGTTCTTTCGGAGTTGCTTGTGTTTCCCAACGCTCCCAGCCTTTTTCATATCTGTAATAACCTCGTAGATAAATTGGGCCATAACTTTCAAATCTCATTCGACCACAAGACGGACAAATTTCCTGAGCTTCAGGTTATTTCGTATGTCATTATAACCGtcaagatatattttatttactatAATGGAATGGGCTATGCTAAATGGCTTGAAACTTTAACAAAGTATGAACTTAATACAGAATTCCATTTTGCGAATAACGAAGTCAATGATGACGAACTACTTAATTGGTCtgatttcaaaatagataAGTACTGTCAATGGCTTTACGATAATGTCGTGTCTGAAGAAAGCGAAGACGATTTGTCTGTCATGGACAAGAGATTGtatcaaatcttcaacCTTGATGATTCCTTGCATTCTTCGGGTACGAGAAGAAAGCTTGATAATGAGCAGGACAATGACCCTATGTTTATTCCACTAAGCCAATATCTAGAAGATGTTGCGTCGAATAATGTTGGTTCAAAGATCAAGACCAGTGATGTCCGAATAATTGAGAATAAGttgtttgaaaaattcactAAAACATTCGGTATAtccaaaaaattattaacaaGCTGCTATGATTCAGCTGAGCTTGAAATTAAGcaaaaattaatcaagtaa